The Acidobacteriota bacterium region CGGCCTTGCGCGTCCGGGCTGCCGGCTGCGCAACATGCTCCTGCTCCTGGCCGCCGCGGCAGGACTGACGGCGGTCGCCCGCACGCTGGTCCAACCCCTGGCCGACGGGGGACTGACCCGGGCGATGAACGCCTCCCTCGATCGGGCCGAGGCGACCTGCCCGACGGCCGCCTCCGCCGAGCCCATCGAAGCCGCGGCGAGGCTCTACGCCATCTTCATCAGAACGACGGCCGACACGCCCGGGCTGCGGCGCCTGCCCGCGGCCTGGCTGCCGCCAACGACCACGGCCTTGCCGCCGCTGCCCGTGATCTCCGACTCCGGCCTGGCCGTGGTCCTCCGCGGCGACGCGCTGCCTTCCGGCGGAGAACGAGGCGGTTTCGAATACCGGCTGACGGGAGACGGCACCGCCATCCGCTGGCCCGGCAACGTTCTTCCCTGTCCCGAAGCGCGGATCTTCAAGGGCGACCGGGGCCTGGGCTGGCCCCGGGTCCTCGAGGCGTTCGGGGAGATCGGTGAGGGGCCGCTGACCCTGGCCTTCCGGCCCGCGCCCCTGGGCCGCCCCCTCTCCCTGCCCGGGGGACCACCGCTGGTCCTGCGCCTGGCACGACAAGCGGCCGCCGGAAGTGCGAACGCCCCCCCGCCCCGACTACCGCTGCCCTTCCGCCGGCCGCTGGCTTCCGCCTCCGCCCCCTCGGGCGCCGAAAAAATCCGGCGTTTACGGCCCGGCAGGATCCATCCCTACCGCAGGGAGAAGCCCTTCGACCCCCTGTGGCACGACGCTCTTCCCCTGGTGCGGCCTCCGGCCGTCGACGGGCGGGGGCGCTGCCGCCTGCGGGTCGATGACCGGGTGTGCTGGGGCGACGTGCTCCGCGCCGTGGTCAGCGCACGTCTCGCCGGAGCCCGGGAAGTGACACTCCTGACCCCTCCGCGGTAGCCGAACCCGGGAAGCTGTCCGCCACGCCCCATCACGCTCAAGCCTCCCACCGGGGCGCCGGGAGCAACCGTGCAGCCGGGATCAGGACCGGCGCCCGAGCCGCTCGAGATTCCGGACGTAACCTTCCCGGTCGAAGGGGCCGGCAGCCTGGGCCACGTTCTGAATCGCCAGCAGCAACACCCGCAGCACCTCGTGCTCCGCTTCGTGGCGATCGCGTCCCTGGGCGACGAGCCGCTCGAGAGCCCGGGCGACCTCCGGCGGATCGCCCTGCCGGGCCTGGGTCTCGAGAACCTGGTGCAGCTGCACGTGGAGGAAGGGGTTGAGATGCTCGTCGGGCTCGCGCCCCTCCCAGTATTCGCGGAACTCCTCGTGACGCTCGAGTTGCTCGGCCACTTCCCGCTCACCGGGACTCATGTGTTCCTTCTCGTGGCGCCGAGCCCAGACCTCGCGCACGGCCCGGCGCCCGGCCCGGGCCAGGCTGCGCATGGTTTCGGCATTCTCAAAGGGGGTCATCGGGTAGCTCCTGCTTCGCCCCGCGGATCGGCCGGCGACTGTGTCAGCGAAACCCGCAGGGCGTCGGATGGCCATGGATGCTCCCCCTCCAGCAGGATCCGGCCATCGGGAGAGAAGACCCAGCCCGCGTCGGGTCGGCGGCGAACCGCCTCGAGGGCCCGGTCGAGTTGCATGGGTTCGAGGGCGTCGACCACCAGCGCCAGCCCTTCCCCCGGCTCCCCGTGGGCCAGGGCGGCCGCCACGAAGGCCCCTGCCGCAGCGCTCGATCGTCCGTCCACCCCCAGCCGCCGCGGCGCGGTCAGCAGCGTGCGCTGCGGCGCCGGCTGCCCGGCGACCCTGTTCCAGAAACGCTCGGTGGCCCGTCCGAGCACGGCGACGCGGGCGGCCGCCTCCCAGTGGCGAGGTTGGACCTCCCCCTCCGCGAGAATCGTCGCCGCCGGAAAGAAAGTGCCCGCCAGCAGGCGCGCCCGCCCCTCGGTCCGCCGCCCCCTGCCCGCGCCGATGACGACCAGCTCGACCCCCCCCAGGGCCCGTCCCAGCACCGGGGGCCGGTCGTCCGGCTCCACAGCCCGCAACAGGTCCCAGCGGGGATCCACCTCCACCTCGACCGGGGGAAACTCCGTCCGCAGGGGCACGGTGACCGACGCGCCCGCGAGCCTGCCCAGGCCGCTGATCTGCTGCCCCGCGTCGCCCCGGACCGTGACCGGGATCGGCAGATGGCAGGGCGGGTCGGCGGCCACCGTCACATCCAGGCTGTGGCGCTTGCCCTGCCGCCGTTGGCGAACCGGTCCGACCCGCAACCGCGGCGGTCGCTCCATCGCCTCCCAGGCCTCGATCCACGGGCGGCGGGACGCCCCGGCCGCCTGGCGCAGCAAGGCCGCGAAAGCCTCCCGCCCCACACGCCGGCCCCTGTGGCGGGAGAGCAACTCCCGCAGGGCCCCGAGCACCCGCTGCCGGCCCACCAGAATCTCGAGCATGTGCATTTTCATGGCGGGAGCCAGCGCGGCATCCGGGGGGCGCCAGGACTCCCCCGCCAGGCGCAGGAGCCGGCGACGATCGGCCAGAGCGCGCTCAGGCGGGAGGAAGAGACTCTCCGCCCAGCGCGCCAGCCCCTCGATCACGCCCTCGTCTCCGGCCCGGGGATGGATTCCCGCTCCGAACCACTGCCGGAGCCACTGCCGGCGCCACCAGTCGAGTCGCGGCTCGGCCAGGGCCCGGTCGAACTCGGCATCCGGGACGAGGAGCCCGCCGGCGATCGCCCGGCCTGCATCCGGGGGCCCCGTCGTCACGACTACCCGGGACCAGGGCGGCGCGCCCAACAGGCTCGCCAGTTCCGCCGCCAGGTCCCGCAACCGCGCGGCGAGCCGGCGAGCCGCGACGGGATCGACGGCGTCGGACGTCCAGACCTCCACGGCGGTCCCCTGGCCGGGCGCCCGGTAGACCCGCCGCTCGGCCACCAGCAGGTCGATGCCGTCCACCGGCTTCTTCGACTCCAGCACGAGCCCGCCCCCCGGCTCCTCCCCGGGCAAGGGAGCCCCCGAAGCGAGGACCCGGGCGGCACCCACACCTTCCAGGCGCAGCCGGTAGGGGCGCGGCGGCCCCTCGAAACGCGGATACCACGCCGCCGTCCCGGGCAGCCAGGCACCCCCGGCACCGATGCCGACGCCGCCGCCCCCCGGCGGCAGGGTCCCCCCCCAGGTCACCACGACTTCTCCTGCGCCGTCCGGAGCCGTGGAGGGCGCCACCAGGGTCCAGCGGCGCACCGGGGGGCCGGATCCGGCCGGACCGGGCGCGCGCCAGGTCAGCGGCAGGCTCCTGCCGGCCGTTGACCGCCAGGTGGCCTCCCGGGGCTCGAGGGTCGCGGCCAACCGGAAGTCGGGCGGCTGACCGATCCGACGCATCGGCAGGTGCAACGCCCCTTCGATGCGGCCCGAGGCCCTGTCGAAACGCACGTCGATGGTGAGTGCCGCCGCTGACGCGTCCGCTCCGCCACCCCGGGCCGCCGGGGCTGAAAGCACCCAGGCAGCGGCGCCCAGGAAGCACCACTGGCCGACTTGCCGGATCCGACTCATGGTGGGGATGCTAGACCAAGTTGCGGCATCCGACACGGGAGCCTCCGCGCAGAAGGGGAAGGACGGGGACCGCAGCCGCGGTGATGCGAAAGGCCACCCCCGGAGAGACGAATCCCGGGAACCGGCCGCCACCTGGAGAAAAGCCTCTCGCCAAGGCCGATGCATGGGGCGGGGGCAGTGGCTATGATGTGCGGCTCATCGAGACAGGGAGGAGACCGCCATGACCTACACCGCGACGCTGATCCCCGGGGACGGCATCGGCCGGGAAGTGACCCATGCCGCCCGGCGGGTTCTCGACGCCAGCGGCGTCGCCTTCGAGTGGGAGACCGCCGACGCCGGAGGCGAACACATCAGCCGCTACGGCACGCCCCTGCCCCAGGAGACCATCGACTCGGTGATGCGCAACCGGGTCGCCCTGAAAGGACCGATCGGCACCCCGATCGGCGCGGGCTTCCGCTCGGTGAACGTGGAACTGCGCAAGACCCTCGATCTCTTCGCCAACTTCCGGCCGGCGCGCAGCCTCGAGGGGGTCCCCACCCGCTACGCGGGAGTCAACCTGATGGTGGTCCGGGAGAACTCGGAAGGCCTGTACAGCGGCCTCGAGCACATCGTCGTGCCGGGAGTCGTCGAAAGTCAGCGGATCATCACCGAGGCCGCCAGTGAACGCATCGTGCGCTACGCCTTCGAGACCGCCCGCCGCCATGGACGGCGCAAGGTCACGGCGGTGCACAAGGCGAACATCCTCAAACTCAGCGATGGGCTCTTCCTCGAGGTCGCCCGCCGCATCGCCCGGGAGTTCCCCGGCATCGAGTACGAAGAGAGCATCGTCGACGCCACGGCGATGCGCCTGGTGCTCGACCCCTCCCTGTTCGATGTGCTGGTCATGGAGAATCTCTTCGGCGACATCATCTCCGACCTGACCTCCGGCCTGATCGGCGGGCTGGGCCTCGCCCCGAGCGCCAACATCGGCGACAAGTACGCCGTCTTCGAAGCCGTCCACGGCTCGGCGCCCGATATCGCCGGCCGGGGCATCGCCAACCCCACGGCCCTGATCCTCTCGGGCGCGCTGATGCTCGATCACCTCGGTGAACACCCGGCGGCCCGCCGGGTGGAGAAAGCCGTCTGCCGGGTGATCCGCGAGGGTGCCATCGTCACCCGCGACCTGGGAGGCAACGCGAGCACCGAGGAGTACACGGAGGCCGTCATCGCCGCCATGGAACGCGAAGGGGACGACTGATCCGCGCGGAAGAGGCTTTCGGCGCAGGCCGCTAGGAAAGCATCAGCAGGCCCAAATACCAGCGGATCAGCGGGTTGCCCCAGAATGCGGTGATCGCGGCGGCGGGGGCCAGGAAACAGCCGAAGGGAAGCTGGCGGGTCATGCCCCAGCGCCCCGACAGGAGATAGGGCAGGCTGAGCAGCGTGCCCACGATGGATGCCAGGAAGACCGTCACCACCACACCGCCGATTCCCAGGAAGGCCCCCACCCCGAGCATCATCTTCAGGTCGCCTCCTCCCATGGCGTCACGGGCGAAGAGCATCTGCCAAACCATGGCCAGGGTGAAGAACAGGCCGTAACCCAGGACCGCTCCTGCCGCCCCGGAAGCGAGCCGCGAGACCATGGACCCCTGCCCGAGAAAACCGGGAGCCAGGTCGAGCAGAGTGTTCCACGGCGCGAGAGCGATGCCGATGGCGGCCGTCGGCAGGGTCACCTTGTCGGGAAGAAGCTGGTGGTCGTAGTCCGTGAAGAAAAGCACCACCAGCGCCGAGAGCAGCGGCAGCAGGACGAAGCTGCGGGCCCCGCAGCCGAAGTGCAGGCCGGCGGCCAGCCACAACCCCGCGTTGAGGGCCTCGACCAGCGGATAGCGGGGAGAGATCGGCTCTTTGCAGTAGGCGCAGCGCCCCCCGAGCAGCAGCCAGGAGAGGATGGGCACGTTGTGCCAGGGGCGCAGGCGCCGCCGGCAGCGGGGGCAGGCCGACGGCGGCGTCACCACGCTCCGGCCCAGGGGCAGCCGATAGATGCAAACGTTGAGGAACGAACCCACCACCGCGCCGACCACCGCCAGCGCCACCAGGACTTCCACTTGCAGCAGTCGGGCCGGGCTCACCGCCCCCCCCCCTCCACGACGCCGCCTTTCGGAGAGTCCACGGTGCAGGCATCGGGATCGAAGCTCAAGGGCCGGCCCGACGCTGCGCGCGGCAGCGCGGACAGCAGACCGCTGTGCAACAACTCCTCGAGTCTCCGCGGGCAACGCCCATGGCGTTGCCGGAAGGCAGTCAGCGCCCGACGCGTATCCCGCACCGCGATCCGAGTCCGGGTCTGTTCGAGCCACATGGCGACCACCTGGGCCGTCTTCTCGTCGGGGGGATCCTCCAGGATGCGCTGATACTCGGCCAGCGCGTCTTCCAGGCTGCCCGCCTTCTCGAGCATTCTCGCAGCGAGGCGGGTCAGCTGCGGGGGAGCCCCCGGAGCGCCGGACGCTCTTCTCCAGTAGTCCCGGGCCCGGAGGTAACGCCGGTCGTTGTAGGCCTCCCAGCCGGCCCAGTAGGCGAGCTCCCAATTGTCCGGCATCCGCTCGAGTCCCAGGTCGAGCAGCTCGAGAGCCATATCCGTGTTGCGGGCCTCGAGGGACATGATCATCGCTCCCACCAGGTAGACCTCGACGTAGCGAGGATCGAGTTCGGTGATGGCTCCCGCAAAGATCTCCCGCAGATACTCGAAGCGGGAGTCGTCGTCGTAGTTCGAGTAGTACTGGATCGACCAGATGTAGAGCAGGTCGGCCAGGGTCTCCTCGTGCCCCAGGGACAGCGCGCGCAGATAGGGCCCCTGGGGCAGGTAGAGCAGCGAGGCCTGGGGGGAGGCCTGCCGGTGGCCTTCGAGCCACGCGCGTCCCTGCGCCATGCCCGCCGCCAGCATCGCCGCCAGCACCAGCCACGGCAACCAACGCCGCATCAGACCAGGTCCCGTCGGCGGAAGGCCAGCGCGGCGACCAGCAGGAGCATGCCGGCCCAGGCCAGTTCGTAGATCGTGGCCCACGCGATGCGATCGAAACCCACCGGCACACCATGGACGACAAATGCCCGGATGTCGCCGAATTCCAGGTCCGGCAGCACCAGGTAGAGCCCGTGCACCAGCTTGCGGGCCCAGGTGCCCGCCGGCAGTTTCTGCTCGAGCAGGGTCAGCGCCCAGCACAGATGGCCGACGACGTAGATCGCCGAGGTGAACAGGGCCGAGAAGATCGGCGTCGAAAAGGACGAGAAGAACACCGCCGCCGCGGTGATGAACATCAACTCGACCCAGAGCATGAAGATCGCCGCCAGCAGCGAGTGAGTGTAGGCCCCACGCCACAAGGTCATGCCCACC contains the following coding sequences:
- a CDS encoding DUF1841 family protein, encoding MTPFENAETMRSLARAGRRAVREVWARRHEKEHMSPGEREVAEQLERHEEFREYWEGREPDEHLNPFLHVQLHQVLETQARQGDPPEVARALERLVAQGRDRHEAEHEVLRVLLLAIQNVAQAAGPFDREGYVRNLERLGRRS
- a CDS encoding isocitrate/isopropylmalate dehydrogenase family protein; translated protein: MTYTATLIPGDGIGREVTHAARRVLDASGVAFEWETADAGGEHISRYGTPLPQETIDSVMRNRVALKGPIGTPIGAGFRSVNVELRKTLDLFANFRPARSLEGVPTRYAGVNLMVVRENSEGLYSGLEHIVVPGVVESQRIITEAASERIVRYAFETARRHGRRKVTAVHKANILKLSDGLFLEVARRIAREFPGIEYEESIVDATAMRLVLDPSLFDVLVMENLFGDIISDLTSGLIGGLGLAPSANIGDKYAVFEAVHGSAPDIAGRGIANPTALILSGALMLDHLGEHPAARRVEKAVCRVIREGAIVTRDLGGNASTEEYTEAVIAAMEREGDD
- a CDS encoding prepilin peptidase; the protein is MSPARLLQVEVLVALAVVGAVVGSFLNVCIYRLPLGRSVVTPPSACPRCRRRLRPWHNVPILSWLLLGGRCAYCKEPISPRYPLVEALNAGLWLAAGLHFGCGARSFVLLPLLSALVVLFFTDYDHQLLPDKVTLPTAAIGIALAPWNTLLDLAPGFLGQGSMVSRLASGAAGAVLGYGLFFTLAMVWQMLFARDAMGGGDLKMMLGVGAFLGIGGVVVTVFLASIVGTLLSLPYLLSGRWGMTRQLPFGCFLAPAAAITAFWGNPLIRWYLGLLMLS
- a CDS encoding ABC transporter permease subunit, with the translated sequence MSRILAIAHSTLAEAIRHRVLYLLLVFAAALMLFSRVLSMMTVGDDAKIIKDLGLSAISVLGLLVALFVGVGILFREMERRTVQVTLSAPVARWEYIFGKYLGLAATISINTAALGWLLVGMTLWRGAYTHSLLAAIFMLWVELMFITAAAVFFSSFSTPIFSALFTSAIYVVGHLCWALTLLEQKLPAGTWARKLVHGLYLVLPDLEFGDIRAFVVHGVPVGFDRIAWATIYELAWAGMLLLVAALAFRRRDLV